One Chryseobacterium wanjuense genomic region harbors:
- a CDS encoding TlpA family protein disulfide reductase → MKKNIIYLVLIVIIGVIAFVPGVKEKLQDTFFPIATIENAVHVSDEDYDVELQGINVPNTNLKNFKGKAVFLNFWGTWCPPCRKEWPSIQKLYDTRKDHVDFVLIAMNDKEDAVRKFLKENNYNVPVYIAQSPISEKILPKVFPTTYLLDKNGRILIKEDASRDWNTESTHQFIDNIIK, encoded by the coding sequence ATGAAAAAAAATATCATCTACCTTGTATTAATCGTAATTATCGGAGTGATTGCATTTGTTCCGGGCGTAAAGGAAAAATTACAGGATACTTTCTTCCCGATCGCAACGATTGAAAATGCAGTTCATGTAAGTGATGAAGATTACGATGTTGAGCTTCAGGGAATCAATGTTCCTAATACGAATCTGAAAAATTTCAAGGGTAAAGCCGTTTTCCTGAATTTTTGGGGAACATGGTGTCCTCCGTGCAGAAAAGAATGGCCATCTATCCAGAAATTATATGATACCAGAAAAGATCATGTCGATTTTGTATTGATCGCGATGAATGACAAGGAAGATGCAGTAAGAAAATTTTTAAAAGAAAACAATTATAACGTTCCTGTTTATATTGCTCAAAGCCCTATTTCTGAGAAAATATTACCGAAAGTTTTCCCTACAACCTATCTTTTGGATAAAAACGGAAGAATTTTAATCAAGGAAGATGCATCAAGAGATTGGAACACAGAGTCTACTCATCAATTCATTGATAATATCATAAAATAA
- a CDS encoding thioredoxin family protein: MKNYWDKSIFFEEYLEIGKQRLANPASQQETDYKQYYELGLQRIERTLKKYVPDEDQLKELESKNFDGKILIISEVWCGDASSTVPALVKFFEGKNEVKIFLRDSDKSLINQFLTNGTESIPKVIILDKDFNVKNSWGPRPKYGKELLMKYKADPEAYPKDTFYNDLQIYYAKNRGKDAVQEILELL, translated from the coding sequence ATGAAAAATTACTGGGATAAAAGTATCTTTTTCGAGGAATATCTTGAAATTGGAAAACAAAGATTAGCAAATCCTGCATCTCAACAGGAAACCGATTATAAACAATATTACGAACTGGGACTTCAGAGAATTGAAAGAACCCTGAAAAAGTATGTTCCGGATGAAGATCAGTTAAAAGAACTCGAATCCAAAAACTTTGACGGAAAAATTTTAATTATTTCTGAAGTGTGGTGTGGTGACGCAAGCTCGACTGTTCCTGCTTTGGTTAAGTTTTTCGAAGGCAAAAACGAAGTGAAAATTTTCCTTAGAGACAGTGATAAAAGTTTAATTAATCAATTTTTAACCAACGGAACAGAATCAATTCCGAAAGTTATTATTCTGGATAAAGATTTTAACGTAAAAAATTCTTGGGGACCACGTCCAAAATACGGAAAAGAATTGTTAATGAAATATAAAGCCGATCCTGAAGCCTATCCAAAAGATACATTCTATAATGATCTTCAGATTTATTATGCTAAAAACAGGGGGAAAGATGCGGTTCAGGAGATTTTAGAATTGTTGTAA
- a CDS encoding gluzincin family metallopeptidase, whose amino-acid sequence MKKLSIYFILFLGVAEVSAQKDSIYIEARLSSDKKTLDVNQDLVYYNNSGKDLNTIKLLNWVSAYNRRGTSLVYRKLEDRNTDLHFAKKEELGKLLNLQIKNPDQEIIVSDISDENFFLPLKEVLKPGEKIKLHLQYQIQLPDKKFTGYGTSDKSIALKYFFIVPDRFDPDNISKRDYHDIEESVSFNTYWTVNFDLPVNYFIESNLQQIQMNSFKGYLDSDPEFLISENEYPSIKINTSDVNTEVKFGYNLRPEEKQNLEFYLPLHLKFIKERIGFIPERIFISDKFRGKEDFFGNNDISFWKFRFQLFTDAEKTDLDYFGIIAKKVLDESIITDKQDYHWFKNGLKSYLEIQYLKKFYPDTKLLGALPETKVFGVKPLKLFHASNVKLIDRYGLAYQYIMSQNLDQKIAEKYTVLSNFNDMAISSFETGSLFNYSADKMGYENFDQLVQNFIAKNTDKQVDPRDFIKELAEKDKRTSYLSNFLEHKNRVNFKLRKFKKENDSLNIKIQKNTLANIPVKLQTETQEGDKKEYWVENEENEKSKTFSIPALDIYKITLNNDYIFPESKYRDNFLYAKGFFSNAKKIKLKLIKDIPNPEFNEIYISPRVRFNNTYDKFLIGFNFKNQSFFDQKFLYSITPTYSTGTGKLTGSGAVSYSFLPAESIFRSLTFGVSGSYFHYDYDLAYRKASLYSTINFRKNPRSTVSRGIALSYNYFERDLSPAMIAKNDYGKYNLWSAGYGYSDSQSIHEKSLSVSTQWMEDFNKITAEGFYRWEFAPRQKLSVRLFAGYFVRNETRNNTFNYGISRVSDYSFSYNLLGQSATGGILSQQFILADGGFKSFIPGSVNKWITSVNLDTSVWKIFHVYADAGIYDNKNQATKFIWDSGVKVRVIPDFLEIYFPIQSSLGFEPGFKDYAKRIRYTLVLNLSSIINAARRGWY is encoded by the coding sequence TTGAAAAAGCTTAGTATCTATTTTATTTTGTTTCTGGGTGTTGCAGAAGTTTCTGCACAGAAGGACAGCATTTATATTGAAGCCAGATTGTCTTCAGATAAAAAAACGCTGGACGTCAATCAGGATCTGGTGTATTACAACAATTCGGGAAAAGATTTAAATACAATAAAGCTTTTAAACTGGGTTTCAGCGTATAACAGAAGAGGAACTTCACTCGTTTACAGAAAACTTGAAGACAGAAATACGGATCTTCATTTTGCTAAAAAAGAAGAACTCGGAAAACTGCTGAACTTACAAATAAAAAATCCGGATCAGGAAATTATTGTCAGCGATATTTCTGATGAGAATTTCTTCCTTCCTTTAAAAGAAGTTTTAAAACCCGGAGAAAAAATAAAACTCCATCTGCAGTATCAGATTCAGCTTCCTGATAAAAAATTTACAGGATACGGAACTTCTGATAAAAGCATCGCTCTAAAATATTTCTTTATTGTTCCGGATCGCTTTGATCCGGACAATATTTCCAAGAGAGATTACCATGATATTGAAGAATCGGTAAGCTTCAACACATACTGGACAGTGAATTTCGATCTTCCTGTGAATTATTTTATTGAAAGTAATCTGCAGCAGATTCAGATGAACTCCTTCAAAGGATATCTGGATTCCGATCCTGAGTTTTTAATTTCAGAAAACGAATATCCATCAATAAAAATTAATACTTCAGACGTTAATACCGAAGTGAAATTCGGGTACAATTTGCGTCCTGAAGAGAAGCAAAACCTGGAATTTTATCTTCCCTTACATTTAAAATTTATTAAAGAAAGAATCGGTTTTATCCCGGAAAGAATTTTTATTTCTGATAAATTCAGAGGGAAAGAAGATTTTTTCGGAAATAATGACATCAGTTTCTGGAAATTCAGATTCCAGCTTTTTACCGATGCAGAAAAAACCGACCTTGATTATTTCGGAATTATTGCTAAAAAAGTTTTAGACGAAAGCATTATTACCGATAAACAAGATTATCATTGGTTTAAAAATGGGTTAAAATCTTACCTTGAAATTCAATATTTAAAGAAATTTTATCCTGATACAAAATTATTGGGCGCTTTACCTGAAACGAAAGTTTTCGGTGTAAAACCATTGAAATTATTCCATGCTTCAAATGTAAAACTTATTGATCGTTACGGTTTGGCGTATCAATACATCATGTCCCAAAACTTAGATCAGAAAATTGCTGAAAAATATACTGTTTTGAGTAATTTTAATGACATGGCGATCAGCAGTTTTGAAACAGGAAGCCTATTCAATTATTCTGCGGACAAAATGGGCTATGAAAATTTTGATCAATTGGTTCAGAATTTCATTGCAAAAAACACCGACAAACAAGTCGATCCGAGAGATTTCATTAAAGAACTTGCAGAAAAGGATAAGAGAACTTCCTATTTATCCAATTTTTTGGAACATAAGAACAGGGTTAATTTTAAATTAAGAAAATTCAAAAAAGAAAATGATTCTTTAAATATTAAAATTCAGAAAAATACTTTAGCAAATATTCCTGTTAAGCTACAAACTGAAACACAAGAAGGCGATAAAAAAGAATATTGGGTAGAAAACGAAGAAAACGAAAAATCTAAAACATTTTCTATTCCGGCGCTGGATATTTACAAAATCACGCTGAATAACGATTACATTTTCCCCGAATCAAAATACAGGGATAATTTTCTGTATGCAAAAGGGTTCTTCTCAAATGCCAAAAAGATCAAGCTAAAACTGATCAAAGACATCCCAAACCCTGAGTTTAATGAAATTTATATAAGCCCAAGAGTTCGTTTTAATAATACTTATGATAAATTTTTGATTGGATTTAATTTTAAAAATCAGTCTTTTTTTGATCAGAAATTCTTGTATTCCATCACGCCTACATACAGTACGGGGACGGGAAAACTTACAGGTTCGGGAGCAGTCTCCTACTCTTTCCTGCCTGCAGAAAGTATCTTTAGAAGCCTTACTTTCGGAGTTTCAGGTTCTTATTTTCATTATGATTATGATCTGGCATATCGAAAAGCTTCATTGTATTCAACTATTAATTTCAGAAAAAATCCGAGAAGTACGGTAAGCCGTGGAATCGCTCTTTCTTACAATTATTTTGAAAGAGATCTGAGCCCTGCAATGATTGCCAAGAACGATTATGGCAAATATAATTTGTGGAGTGCCGGTTATGGATATTCTGACAGCCAAAGTATTCACGAAAAAAGTTTAAGCGTAAGTACACAATGGATGGAAGATTTCAACAAAATTACAGCAGAAGGATTCTACCGTTGGGAATTTGCACCAAGGCAAAAACTGAGTGTACGATTGTTTGCAGGATATTTTGTAAGGAATGAAACACGAAATAATACCTTCAACTACGGTATTTCAAGAGTTTCAGATTATTCTTTTTCTTATAACCTTTTGGGACAAAGTGCAACCGGCGGGATTTTATCTCAGCAGTTTATTTTGGCTGATGGTGGTTTTAAATCTTTCATTCCGGGAAGTGTAAATAAATGGATTACTTCCGTCAACCTCGATACAAGTGTCTGGAAAATTTTCCATGTGTATGCCGATGCAGGTATTTATGATAATAAAAACCAGGCGACCAAATTTATTTGGGACAGTGGGGTAAAAGTGCGGGTAATTCCGGATTTCCTTGAGATTTATTTCCCGATACAATCTTCTTTAGGTTTTGAGCCCGGGTTCAAAGACTATGCAAAAAGAATCAGGTATACGCTTGTTCTCAACCTAAGTTCCATTATTAATGCGGCAAGAAGAGGTTGGTACTAA
- a CDS encoding YkvA family protein: protein MKYSKLNLAKEAIAHKGFVKKIPDIFRMVKMWKKGQYPVKSIDVILPLLGLLYVISPIDLLPEVAVPVIGVLDDLAILSLAIPKLIREVDKFLLWEAEQKYNSGNMKVIDAEIVK, encoded by the coding sequence ATGAAGTACTCAAAATTAAACTTGGCGAAGGAAGCCATCGCTCACAAAGGTTTCGTAAAAAAAATTCCTGATATTTTCAGAATGGTAAAAATGTGGAAAAAAGGACAATATCCAGTAAAATCCATTGATGTTATTTTGCCGTTACTGGGACTTTTATACGTGATCTCCCCGATAGATCTTCTGCCGGAAGTTGCCGTTCCTGTGATCGGAGTCTTGGATGACCTTGCGATTTTATCGTTAGCAATCCCTAAACTCATCAGGGAAGTAGATAAATTCCTGCTTTGGGAAGCCGAGCAAAAGTACAACTCGGGCAACATGAAAGTAATCGACGCCGAAATTGTAAAATAA
- the pyrF gene encoding orotidine-5'-phosphate decarboxylase, with product MESKKEFFLECYKLGIIKFGRFTLKSGIESPFYVDLRPLASDPKILKNLANYLLEMLPLDNFDLICGVPYAALPMATAMSLESYIPLIIKRKEAKEYGTKKMIEGIYQKGQNCLLVEDVITSGKSLIETIAEIEQEDIKVADIVVVLDREQGGKQLLESKGFRVHTLFNISEVCEILQENGELSDDEVKRIQDFLQGNHIQFEEKTRSSYEQKLNNAQHSVSKKLLETALAKQSNLIASADVTTTQELLDLAEKVGPHVIALKTHIDIISDFEYDKTITPLKALAAKHNFLLMEDRKFADIGNTQELQFTSGVFKITDWADFVTSQVIGGFESLDCFKNVGVVAIIGMSSKGTLTTNSYREEALKVALSHPNVIGGVSQNPLPEEMLLFTPGVNLADSGDGKGQQYNTPEHVFKTLHSDFIIVGRGIYKAENPAEAAITYKNEGWNAYLNSLDKKVIQS from the coding sequence ATGGAAAGTAAAAAAGAATTCTTTTTGGAATGCTACAAGCTTGGTATCATCAAATTCGGAAGATTTACATTGAAAAGCGGTATTGAAAGTCCGTTTTACGTAGATTTAAGACCTTTAGCTTCAGATCCTAAAATTTTGAAAAATCTGGCAAATTATTTATTGGAAATGCTTCCATTAGACAATTTTGATCTGATCTGCGGGGTTCCTTATGCTGCGCTTCCGATGGCTACGGCAATGTCTCTGGAAAGCTATATCCCATTGATTATCAAAAGAAAAGAAGCCAAAGAATACGGTACTAAAAAAATGATCGAAGGTATTTACCAGAAAGGACAAAACTGTCTTTTGGTAGAAGACGTAATTACTTCCGGAAAATCTTTGATCGAAACCATTGCTGAAATCGAGCAGGAAGACATCAAAGTAGCTGACATCGTTGTAGTTCTGGATAGAGAGCAAGGCGGAAAACAGCTTCTGGAAAGCAAAGGCTTCAGAGTTCATACACTTTTCAATATTTCAGAAGTTTGCGAAATTCTTCAGGAAAATGGGGAATTAAGTGATGATGAAGTAAAAAGAATTCAGGATTTCTTACAGGGAAACCACATCCAGTTTGAAGAAAAAACGAGATCTTCTTACGAGCAGAAACTTAATAATGCTCAGCATTCCGTTTCTAAAAAATTATTAGAGACTGCATTGGCAAAACAATCGAATTTAATTGCTTCTGCAGATGTTACCACGACTCAGGAATTATTGGATCTTGCTGAAAAAGTAGGTCCGCACGTCATTGCATTAAAAACACATATCGATATCATTTCTGATTTCGAATACGATAAAACAATCACTCCATTGAAAGCATTGGCTGCAAAACACAACTTCTTATTAATGGAAGACAGAAAATTTGCAGACATCGGAAATACACAGGAGCTTCAGTTTACAAGCGGAGTTTTCAAGATTACAGATTGGGCAGATTTCGTCACTTCACAGGTAATTGGAGGTTTTGAATCTTTAGACTGCTTCAAAAATGTAGGCGTAGTTGCCATTATCGGGATGTCTTCAAAAGGAACTTTAACGACAAACAGCTACAGAGAAGAAGCTTTAAAAGTGGCTTTATCTCATCCAAATGTGATCGGAGGAGTTTCTCAGAACCCGCTTCCGGAAGAGATGTTATTATTCACTCCGGGAGTAAATCTGGCAGATTCCGGCGATGGAAAAGGGCAGCAATACAACACACCTGAGCATGTTTTCAAAACACTGCACTCAGATTTCATCATCGTAGGAAGAGGAATTTATAAAGCAGAAAACCCTGCAGAAGCAGCGATTACTTATAAAAATGAAGGGTGGAACGCTTATTTAAATTCTTTAGACAAAAAAGTAATTCAAAGTTAA